A part of Rattus norvegicus strain BN/NHsdMcwi chromosome 4, GRCr8, whole genome shotgun sequence genomic DNA contains:
- the Klrg1 gene encoding killer cell lectin-like receptor subfamily G member 1 isoform X2, with product MVALGLLTVILMSLLLYQRTLCCGSKGFMCSQCSRCPNLWMRNGSHCYYFSMEKRDWNSSLKFCADKGSHLLTFPDNQGVNLFQEYVGEDFYWIGLRDIDGWRWEDGPALSLSILSNSVVQKCGTIHRCGLHASSCEVALQWICEKVLP from the exons ATGGTGGCTTTGGGGCTTTTGACTGTGATTCTCATGAGTCTACTGTTGTACCAACGGACTCTGTGCTGTG GCTCCAAGGGCTTTATGTGTTCCCAGTGCTCCAGGTGCCCCAACCTCTGGATGAGGAACGGGAGCCACTGTTACTACTTCTCAATGGAGAAAAGGGACTGGAACTCTAGTCTGAAGTTCTGTGCAGACAAAGGCTCGCATCTCCTTACATTTCCGGACAACCAGGGAGTG AACCTGTTCCAGGAGTATGTGGGCGAGGACTTTTACTGGATTGGCTTGAGGGACATCGATGGCTGGAGGTGGGAAGATGGCCCAGCTCTCAGCTTAAG cattCTCTCTAACAGCGTGGTACAGAAGTGTGGCACCATCCACAGGTGTGGCCTCCACGCCTCCAGTTGTGAGGTTGCTTTGCAGTGGATCTGTGAGAAGGTCCTGCCCTGA
- the Klrg1 gene encoding killer cell lectin-like receptor subfamily G member 1 isoform X1, translating into MADNSIYSTLELPAAPRVQDDSRWKVKGSKGFMCSQCSRCPNLWMRNGSHCYYFSMEKRDWNSSLKFCADKGSHLLTFPDNQGVNLFQEYVGEDFYWIGLRDIDGWRWEDGPALSLSILSNSVVQKCGTIHRCGLHASSCEVALQWICEKVLP; encoded by the exons ATGGCCGACAACTCTATCTACTCAACATTAGAGCTGCCTGCTGCACCTCGAGTCCAAGATGACTCCAGATGGAAGGTCAAAG GCTCCAAGGGCTTTATGTGTTCCCAGTGCTCCAGGTGCCCCAACCTCTGGATGAGGAACGGGAGCCACTGTTACTACTTCTCAATGGAGAAAAGGGACTGGAACTCTAGTCTGAAGTTCTGTGCAGACAAAGGCTCGCATCTCCTTACATTTCCGGACAACCAGGGAGTG AACCTGTTCCAGGAGTATGTGGGCGAGGACTTTTACTGGATTGGCTTGAGGGACATCGATGGCTGGAGGTGGGAAGATGGCCCAGCTCTCAGCTTAAG cattCTCTCTAACAGCGTGGTACAGAAGTGTGGCACCATCCACAGGTGTGGCCTCCACGCCTCCAGTTGTGAGGTTGCTTTGCAGTGGATCTGTGAGAAGGTCCTGCCCTGA
- the Klrg1 gene encoding killer cell lectin-like receptor subfamily G member 1 — protein MADNSIYSTLELPAAPRVQDDSRWKVKAVLHRPCVSYLVMVALGLLTVILMSLLLYQRTLCCGSKGFMCSQCSRCPNLWMRNGSHCYYFSMEKRDWNSSLKFCADKGSHLLTFPDNQGVNLFQEYVGEDFYWIGLRDIDGWRWEDGPALSLSILSNSVVQKCGTIHRCGLHASSCEVALQWICEKVLP, from the exons ATGGCCGACAACTCTATCTACTCAACATTAGAGCTGCCTGCTGCACCTCGAGTCCAAGATGACTCCAGATGGAAGGTCAAAG CTGTCTTACACCGACCCTGTGTTTCCTACCTTGTGATGGTGGCTTTGGGGCTTTTGACTGTGATTCTCATGAGTCTACTGTTGTACCAACGGACTCTGTGCTGTG GCTCCAAGGGCTTTATGTGTTCCCAGTGCTCCAGGTGCCCCAACCTCTGGATGAGGAACGGGAGCCACTGTTACTACTTCTCAATGGAGAAAAGGGACTGGAACTCTAGTCTGAAGTTCTGTGCAGACAAAGGCTCGCATCTCCTTACATTTCCGGACAACCAGGGAGTG AACCTGTTCCAGGAGTATGTGGGCGAGGACTTTTACTGGATTGGCTTGAGGGACATCGATGGCTGGAGGTGGGAAGATGGCCCAGCTCTCAGCTTAAG cattCTCTCTAACAGCGTGGTACAGAAGTGTGGCACCATCCACAGGTGTGGCCTCCACGCCTCCAGTTGTGAGGTTGCTTTGCAGTGGATCTGTGAGAAGGTCCTGCCCTGA